In Symphalangus syndactylus isolate Jambi chromosome 6, NHGRI_mSymSyn1-v2.1_pri, whole genome shotgun sequence, a genomic segment contains:
- the JRKL gene encoding jerky protein homolog-like, translated as MSGKRKRVVLTIKDKLDIIKKLEDGGSSKQLAVIYGIGETTVRDIRKNKEKIITYASSSDSTSLLAKRKSMKPSMYEELDRAMLEWFNQQRAKGNPISGPICAKRAEFFFYALGMDGDFNPSAGWLTRFKQRHSIREINIRNERLNGDETAVEDFCNNFRDFIERENLQPEQIYNADETGLFWKCLPSRISVIKGKCTVPGHKSIEERVTIMCCANATGLHKLKLCVVGKAKKPRSFKSTDTLNLPVSYFSQKGAWMDLSIFRQWFDKIFVPQVREYLRSKGMQEKAVLLLDNSPTHPNENVLRSDDGQIFAKYLPPNVASLIQPSDQGVIATMKRNYRAGLLQNNLEEGNDLKSFWKKLTLLDALYEIAMAWNLVKPVTISRAWKKILPMVEEKESLNFDVEDISVATVATILQHTKGLENVTTENLEKWLEVDSTEPGYEVLTDSEIIRRAQGQADESSENEEEEIELIPEKHINHAAALQWTENLLDYLEQQGDMILPDRLVIRKLRATIRNKQKMTKSSQ; from the coding sequence ATGTCGGGGAAACGGAAGCGTGTAGTGTTGACTATTAAAGATAAGCTTGATATAATAAAGAAACTTGAAGACGGAGGTTCTTCCAAACAACTGGCAGTGATTTATGGAATTGGTGAAACAACAGTTCgggatataagaaaaaataaggaaaagattaTAACTTATGCAAGCAGTTCTGATTCCACAAGTCTTTTGGCCAAGAGGAAATCTATGAAACCATCCATGTATGAGGAATTGGACAGGGCAATGCTGGAATGGTTCAACCAGCAAAGAGCAAAAGGGAATCCCATATCGGGACCAATTTGTGCAAAAAGGGCAGAGTTCTTCTTTTATGCTTTGGGAATGGATGGTGATTTTAACCCCTCTGCCGGTTGGCTAACTCGTTTTAAGCAGCGGCACAGCATTAGAGAGATTAACATTAGAAATGAAAGATTAAATGGAGATGAGACTGCGGTGGAAGATTTTTGTAACAACTTTCGAGATTTTATTGAACGAGAGAATTTACAGCCTGAACAAATCTACAATGCAGATGAAACTGGACTCTTTTGGAAGTGCTTGCCTTCTAGGATTTCAGTAATCAAAGGTAAATGCACTGTCCCTGGGCACAAATCAATTGAAGAAAGAGTCACAATCATGTGTTGTGCCAATGCGACAGGTTTACACAAACTTAAACTTTGTGTTGTGGGGAAAGCAAAGAAACCTCGCTCCTTTAAATCAACTGACACCTTAAACCTGCCAGTCTCTTATTTCAGCCAAAAAGGTGCATGGATGGATCTTTCCATTTTCCGACAATGGTTTGATAAAATTTTTGTGCCGCAAGTTCGAGAGTATTTAAGATCTAAAGGCATGCAGGAAAAGGCTGTGCTCTTGTTGGATAATTCACCAacacatccaaatgaaaatgtccTAAGGTCAGATGATGgccaaatatttgctaaatatttaCCACCTAATGTGGCCTCATTGATTCAGCCTTCAGATCAGGGAGTCATAGCAACGATGAAGAGAAATTATCGTGCAGGTCTTCTCCAGAACAACTTGGAAGAAGGTAATGACCTGAAATCATTCTGGAAGAAGCTAACTCTGCTGGATGCACTTTATGAAATCGCAATGGCCTGGAACTTAGTAAAACCAGTTACCATTAGCAGAGCATGGAAGAAGATTCTCCCAATGGTAGAGGAGAAAGAGAGCTTGAACTTTGATGTTGAAGATATTTCTGTGGCTACTGTGGCTACCATTTTACAACACACCAAAGGATTGGAAAATGTGACTACTGAGAACCTTGAAAAATGGCTTGAAGTAGACAGTACTGAACCAGGCTATGAAGTGTTAACTGATAGCGAAATCATCAGAAGAGCACAAGGCCAGGCAGATGAATCCAGTGAAAATGAAGAGGAGGAAATAGAACTAATTCCAGAGAAACATATTAATCATGCAGCTGCTCTCCAATGGACTGAAAATTTATTGGATTATCTAGAACAACAAGGTGATATGATTCTACCTGATAGACTGGTAATACGTAAACTTCGAGCCACCATCAGAAATAAACAGAAGATGACAAAGTCAAGTCAATAa